The genomic window AAGCGCCGCGTCGAGTTCGGCGCGGAGTTCGGCGGCCGCGCGGCGGTCCGGGCGCTGGAGGATCTCGGGAAGGGGCGACTCGGCGAGCGTCGCGTCGTCCTCGATCACCGCCTCCGCGGCGGGGAGGACGTCGAGGGCGTCCCTGACCCGCAACAGGTCCCCCGCATCGGCGCTGCCGTGGGTCGCCTTGCTCGCGAGCCTGGCGAGGTCGGCGGCTTCGGATAGCTCCTCCCGGAGCCGCTCCCGCGCCAGGGCGGAGGATCCGAGAGCGTCGACCGAATCGAGCCGCGTTGCGATCGTCTCGCGATCCCGCCGCGGCCGGGCGAGCCACTCGCCGAGCCGTCGTCTGCCCGGGCTCGTCACGGTCTCGTCGATGGTCGCGAGCAGGGAACCGTCTCGATCGCCCTGCATCGTCTCGGTCAGTTCGAGGTTGCGCTGGGTCGTTGCGTCGAGGGCGACGTGCTCGCGGTCGCGGTAGCGCTGGAGCCGGGTGAAGGAAGCGAGTACCCCAGCGCCGGTCGTCTCGACGTAATCGAGCGTCGCGCCGGCGGCCTGCACGGCGGGCGCGGCCGCTTCGAGGCCGACGCTCTCGACCGCTCCTTCGCCGAACTGCTCGCGGAGGCGGTGGGCGGCCGCACCGGGTGCGAACGCCTCGGCCTCGTGGAGGGTGAGCGTGGCGTCCAGATCGCCCCGGAGCGTCGCGATGGCGTCGTCGTCCTCGCGGAGGTCGGGCCCGGGTAGCACCTCGACGGGGTCGAACCGGGCGAGTTCGGCGAGCAGGTCGCCGAGGGTGCCGCCGACGCCAGTCACGTAGAACCGCCCCGTGGTCACGTCCGCAAGCGCCACGCCGTAGCGGTCGGTCTCCGCGACCACGGTCGCGAGGTATCGTGCGTCGGCGTCCGTCGTCGAGAGGAGCGTGCCTGGCGAGACGACCCGGGTCAGTTCGCGGGAGTGATCGCCGCCCTCGTCGCGCTGATCGGCGACGGCGACGCGGTAGCCACGTTCGACGAGCGCCTGGAGGTACGGCGATAGCTCCGAGAGCGGCACGCCCGCCATCGCGTAGGACTCGCCGCCGGAGGACTTCGAGGTCTGCTTGAGGTCCAGTTCGCGACAGACCAGCTCCGCGTCCTCGCCGAAGAACTCGTAGAAGTCGCCGACCTGCATGGCGAGCACGTCCGCTCCCGACTCCCGTTTCAGGGCGGCGAACTCGCCGACGATCCCCTCCGCTGCGTCCATGCCCGTGGGAAAACGACTCGGCGGCAAAACGATGTGGGTTCCGGGGCGGAAGTGATCCCGACCGTGGGCGAGACCACAGTCCGGGAAGGACGGGCTGAAACTGCAGGCGTGGACGGGCTGAAACTGCAGGCGGGGCGGGCGGGAACTGCGGCCGGGGGCTGAACGGCGGGCTACGTCTCCACGAGGAAGGTGACGAGTTTCCGCTCGGCGGCGCGGACGTGCTGCTGGAACGTCGTCGGACTGATGTCGAGTTCCTCGGCGATCTCCTCGCCCGTCTTCCGCCGTGGGCGCTCGTAGTAGCCGGCCTCGAAGGCAGCGTGGAGCACCTCCCGCTGGCGATCGGTGAGCCGATCGAGCACCGACGCCTGGAGTTCGCCCTCGCTGAGCAGCGGCGTCGGCCGGTCGCGTGCGCGCTTGGCGACCAGTTCGACGGCGTGATCCCGCTCGAACGCCGTTACGATCTCTCCTGGATCGTGCCGGGGCATGATCTCTGCGACGATCGTGCCACCGTCGGGCGTCCCTTCGACGGTCGTGGGGACCGCGCCACGCTCTGCGAGGTAGCGCGCGGGGCAGCCCTCGCCGACGACGAACTCGACCAGACAACGGCCCTCGCCGTCGGCGAGTACGTTGGCGCTGTGGCAGGCGTCGCAATCGGCGGTGTCGAGGACGCCCGCTGTCGGCGCATCGTGCACACTGAAGTACTCCGCCTGGAGGCCGTCGCCACGAGGAAGCTGCTTTTCGAGGACCATCCGACAGTCTTCCTCGCGAGCGATGCTGACGAACGGGTAGGCAGGGGCAGTGACGGCGAACTCGACCTCGACAACGCGGCCGTCGTGTGACTCGGTGCCCCGGGACATATCCATTGATACCAAATGAATAGCCTAAACTGTTCGTGTGCCAGTCGTCAGACGAGGTCGGAGACCGGGCCGACGGCCCCGCCCTCTGCCGATTCAGGGCGTGATAGTCCCGGACTGGTGGACCTCGACTGCGCCCGACGAATCCAGCAGGATGTCGTACCCCGCAAAGACGAACGTGAGCCTGCCGATCGCGCCCTCGCTCGCGAAGACGGCGTCGAGTGCGTCGGGGTCAACGGAGTTCGCGAGCGTTGGGAGATCGTCTATCGTCTCGTCCGCGACGTCGGTGACGATCTGGGAGATGACGACTGACGCCGAGTCGGTCTGCTCGACGGTCGTCGTCGCGATAGGCGTGCCATCAGCAGCCTGGAGGGACATACTGGCGCGTTGTCACGGAACGGGTGTATAATTGATGGCTGTGTGTGGCGGTGGTGCCCGAACGCGCCACGGAAGTGCACCGCTGACGAACGAGTCAGGTGGCAGCACCGGGCGACCGCGGTGCGGATAGCCAGCGAGATCGGTCCCCGTGTAGTCGGTGGTTACCGGCCGAACGGACCGCGAGACGCCTCCAGTCCACCGAAGCGTCGCACGACTCCGATGCGTCGCGCGACACCGACGCCTCTCACGACACTGACGACGGGCTTACGTGCGGGCGCTTCGTCGCGGGGACTGTGTCGGTCGCACTCTCCCTCCTCGGCGGCGTCGCATTCGGGCTCGCGATGGCCGCGCCGCCGGGGCCGATGAACGCCGTCATCGCCGAAGAGAGCGTCCGCCGCGGGTGGACAGCGGGCTTTCGGGCCGGACTCGGCGCAATGACCGGCGACGCAATCTTCTGCGTCCTCGCGTTCGTGGGCGTCGTCGAGGTGGTCCAGCACGCGCCGAGGCTTCGGGCCGCGATGGTCGGCGTCGGGGGCGCCCTGATGCTCGTCTTCGCAGTCGACGCCGCCACGGGCGTCAAAAGCGCGGCGGGAATGGAGGCGCCCGGAACGACGACGAAGGACGTCGAGGGGACGGAAGCAGCCGACGAAACCGTCGCCAGCGGTGCGCTCGACCGGACCACCGGGTTCCGGAAGGCGCTCGTCCTCGCGCTCACCAATCCCTACCAGATCGTCTTCTGGCTGACCGTCGGCGTGGGGCTGCTCCGTGCCGGCACCCTCGACCTGGTCACCCAGGCGCCGTGGCTCGGCGAACTGCTCGGCACGCTCGGACTCGGCGAGTCGCTCGTGATCGAGACCGGGAGCCTCGCGTTGCTGGTCGGCTTCTTCGGCGGCATCGGGCTCTGGATCACCGGCTATCCTGCGACGCTCGTGGCCGTCGACCGGCGGAGCGAGCGGGCCGGCCCCGTCGTCGCGGGCATCTCGGCGCTCGTGCTCGGCGGGTTCGGAATCCTCTTCCTGATCGACGGCGTGACCGGACTGGTCTGACGATCCGACGGGCCCACCGACGGTCCCCGCGAGCGACACTGATCGAAGGCCGCGCAGACTTCATCGACCGAAGACCGTTCGAGCTAGGACTATCGAAGGCCGCCCGGGCTGCAACGATCGAAGGCCGTCCGAGCTACGATTATCGAAGGCCCCTCGGGCTGCAACGACCGGAGTCGACCGGGCCTCAGCGATCGAAGTCGACCGGGCCCTCCGCGGACCGGGGGTCGACGTTCGAGAGTTCCTCGGTCAGCCACTCTCGGAGCCACCGCACTCGCTTGAGGCGCCGGTGGACGACGCTCTCGGCGGCGTCGCTGCGGATGCGTTCCTCGGCCTCGTGGCCGCGCTCCAGCACCCGTTCGACCATCTCCGCGGCGTCCATGTGGGTCCGGGCCTCGTAGCCCATCCGGAGCATCATCAACACGGCGCCGTTGGCCCCGACCTTGTCGAGCAGGTCGGCCTCGATGAGGCACTGGGTCTCCAGGGAGAGGTCCTCGAGTGGTCCCTGGTAGGAGTGGTCCTCGATCGACCGGCAGACCTCGTCCAGGAACGACTCGGGGTAATCGCAGTGCGTCTCGAGGTACTGTCGGGCTACCCGGGCACCCTCCTCGGCGTGGACGTCCTGTTCGGCGTCGAGTTTCGCGACGTCGTGAAACAGCGCGGCGACCCGGGTCACGTCGACGTCGGCGCCCTCCTTCCGCGCGATCTCGGCGGCGAGATCGACGACGTTCCGGATGTGGTTGTAGCGGTACTCCGCGGAGTGCCAGGGGTACCACCGCATCCGGCCGCCCTCCTCCTCGCGCTCGACGCTGGCGGCGAGATACTCGAAGACGAACTCCTCCATGGCCGCGAACTCCTCTTCGGAGACGCGGCGCTCCTTGATTTCAACCCCCACCGAACCACCTCGACGAAAGCGTGTACTCGTTCATGTTAGGCGAATACAGGACCGTTCGACTCTTTAGGCTTACGTACCGGCCACCAGCGGGCGTCGATTCGGCCAGCGATCGGTGCTCAGCGGCCCGAGAGTCCACGATTGGCCACTCCGGGAGTCGCCCCCCTTTCGTCGCGGCGGCACCTCGTTTCGTGGACAGCCCGGGTGCGCGTCTTCCCCGACCGGCTCACGTGCGTTTTTCCGCTCCCAGCCCGTAGGACCCTGCATGAAAGGCGAGGGAGTGACGACGCTCGAGACGGTCGGCGAGTTCGAGGGCGGTGCAAGCTGGATCGCCTATCCCGACGAGCAGATGCAGCGGGCGAGCCACGTGCTCGTCGAGGACGAGGAGCTGTGGCTCGTCGATCCCGTCGACGCCGACGACCTCGATCAGTGGCTCGCCGAGCTGGGGACCGTCGCCGGGATCGTGCTCCTCCTCGATCGGCACAAGCGCGACGCCGCCGAAATCGCGCGCCGCCACGACGTCGCCGTCCACCTTCCGGAACAGCTCGCAGCCGAGGGTGCGACGCTCGACGCCCCGTTCGAGACGTTCGAGGGACGGCTCGCGGACACCGGCTATCGCACGATCGAGGTCCTCGATCGGTTCTTCTGGCACGAGGTCGCCCTCTTCGATCCCGACAGCGCCACGCTCGTCGTCCCCGAAGCACTCGGCACGGCCGAGTACTTCTGCACCGCCAGCGAGCGCCTGGGCGTCCACCCCGCACTCCGGATGTTCCCGCCACGGGGAGCGCTGGGGAGCATCGACCCCGACCGGATCCTCGTCGGCCACGGTGCGCCCGTCCTCGAGGACGCGAGCGAGGCCCTCGGGACCGCCCTCTCGAACTCCCGGAGCGGCGCGCCCGGCCTCTACGCCAGGACCGTCCGCGCGGCGCTCCCGGTCTGAGCATGGTCGAGACCTGCTACGTCACCGGTGGGCTGCTCGACGCGCTGCTGGCTATCGCCGGCGACCGCGAACCGGACGCCGTCTCGACGCTGCTCGTCGTCTCGCGGGCTGGCGAGCTCGACGAACTGCCCGCGAGCGAGGACGACGACCTCGATCCGGAGACGCCGGTGTTCACCGACCTCTACTTCCCTTCCGCCGGTCGCTCCGTCGACGCGGTGTTCGGCATGGACGTCTCCGTGCCCCACGGGCAGGCCCAGGGCCGCTTCGTCTCCCACCCGCTCGGCGAACTGTCGGTCTCGAACACCGACGACCTCCACGAAGTCGTGCTCGTCGCCGTGCCGCCCTGGACGCGCGAAGACGTCGCCGCCTTCGACCGGAGCGGCCGGCGATTGGAGCTCCGGATTGTAGCCGCCGCACCACCAGAGCAGCCGTTCGAGGGGTGAGAGAATCGTAGTCGGCGTGAGAAAGGGACATTTTGCGCGCACTGCCGCAGCAGGTGGAAGCCCCCTCCCGCTCGACCTGCCGCGACTCGCTGCGCGCTTCGCTCGGCCTTCGGCCTCGCTGCAGTGCTTGCTTCGTCGGGGCAGGGTCGAGCGTTCGGCCCCTTCCAGTCCCACCCTGTCCATCGGAGATACGCGAAACCCCGGTGGACTACGTCGGCGCGTGCTCGCGGAGGCCGTGAGCCCCGAAGCGGGCGAGCGGCCGGTGCGGACTCATCGCGCGAGGGATGAGCACCGAGCGCAGCGAGGCGCGCAATCGGTTGGGGAGGACGTGGACTGTTTGGGCGGACTACGAAAGGGGCCGATCGCTCGGCGTTCGTCACGACGTAAGCACCGCAGGGAAGGAAGCGAAGCGACTGACTGAGGAGCGCAGCGAGTGAGGTGCGTCGAGCGTTCGGGGGCTTTCGGTGGCCACTGGAACGGATAAGCCCGCCTTGCTCACGAACACGTATTTCCGTAGTCCTACTCCTGCAGGTACCCCAGGTCCTGCAACTGCTCGGCGATCTCCTGGAACTCGGCCTCCGTCAGCTCGCCGCGGCGCTCGTGCTGGATCACGATCGAGCGCAGCAGGAAGCGCACGAGGTCGCTCGTCGAGGAGAAGCTCGTCCCCTCGATCGTCTCGTCGACGCGCTCGGCGAGGTCGGCAGGGATCGAGACGGTGGTGTACTCGGTCACGACCGAGTGTCGGACGGGACGGTACAAATCGGTTGTGCGACCGAACAGGAGCGGAGCGCTCGAAGCGCCGACGCTGCTCCTCCCGATACAGCGCGCCGATCAGTCTTCGTCGTCGAACCGACGCTCCACGCGCTCGATCCGGCGGCGCTGATCGCGGTGCAGCGCGACGATCATGTCCGAGAGGAACCCGAACATGATCAACTGGATCCCCACGAGAATGCCAGCGGCCGCGACGACCGCGAGCACCTCGTGGGGGACCCT from Salinarchaeum sp. Harcht-Bsk1 includes these protein-coding regions:
- a CDS encoding bacterio-opsin activator domain-containing protein gives rise to the protein MSRGTESHDGRVVEVEFAVTAPAYPFVSIAREEDCRMVLEKQLPRGDGLQAEYFSVHDAPTAGVLDTADCDACHSANVLADGEGRCLVEFVVGEGCPARYLAERGAVPTTVEGTPDGGTIVAEIMPRHDPGEIVTAFERDHAVELVAKRARDRPTPLLSEGELQASVLDRLTDRQREVLHAAFEAGYYERPRRKTGEEIAEELDISPTTFQQHVRAAERKLVTFLVET
- a CDS encoding HalOD1 output domain-containing protein, encoding MSLQAADGTPIATTTVEQTDSASVVISQIVTDVADETIDDLPTLANSVDPDALDAVFASEGAIGRLTFVFAGYDILLDSSGAVEVHQSGTITP
- a CDS encoding HD domain-containing protein, whose product is MGVEIKERRVSEEEFAAMEEFVFEYLAASVEREEEGGRMRWYPWHSAEYRYNHIRNVVDLAAEIARKEGADVDVTRVAALFHDVAKLDAEQDVHAEEGARVARQYLETHCDYPESFLDEVCRSIEDHSYQGPLEDLSLETQCLIEADLLDKVGANGAVLMMLRMGYEARTHMDAAEMVERVLERGHEAEERIRSDAAESVVHRRLKRVRWLREWLTEELSNVDPRSAEGPVDFDR
- a CDS encoding ribbon-helix-helix domain-containing protein; this encodes MTEYTTVSIPADLAERVDETIEGTSFSSTSDLVRFLLRSIVIQHERRGELTEAEFQEIAEQLQDLGYLQE
- a CDS encoding LysE family translocator, translated to MAAPPGPMNAVIAEESVRRGWTAGFRAGLGAMTGDAIFCVLAFVGVVEVVQHAPRLRAAMVGVGGALMLVFAVDAATGVKSAAGMEAPGTTTKDVEGTEAADETVASGALDRTTGFRKALVLALTNPYQIVFWLTVGVGLLRAGTLDLVTQAPWLGELLGTLGLGESLVIETGSLALLVGFFGGIGLWITGYPATLVAVDRRSERAGPVVAGISALVLGGFGILFLIDGVTGLV